In a single window of the Shumkonia mesophila genome:
- a CDS encoding extracellular solute-binding protein produces the protein MMKKLSALALVAGALVLGGASGAFADGKVVVYNATNPKTADRIIDAFKQKHPGIAVEAINAGVGELFTRITSEKANPQGDVLLGASVEAFDSAIELFAPYTTKEDSHFDRAVVAKGHEYYGFSMPLQALMVNRKLLPEPGGPKSWADLAKPEFKGKIIMANPALSGSAYAQLAQMLQLHGWDIIDKIIENTTFVTSSKLVYQNVAKGENAIGITGDYNVVEMREKGYPVDCVYPSEGTGLRFDANALIKGGPNPANAKLFADFANSREGHEIMVKTEKRRSVRKDVVAPVGQMATADVPTFAYDAKKAADGRDAALAKFDKIFSSK, from the coding sequence GATGGCAAGGTTGTGGTCTACAACGCGACCAACCCGAAAACGGCGGACAGGATAATCGACGCCTTCAAACAGAAGCACCCCGGCATCGCGGTGGAGGCGATCAATGCCGGCGTCGGCGAGTTATTCACCCGGATCACGAGTGAAAAGGCCAATCCGCAAGGCGACGTGCTGTTGGGTGCCAGCGTCGAGGCCTTCGATTCCGCGATCGAACTTTTCGCGCCATACACGACCAAGGAAGACAGCCATTTCGACCGCGCGGTCGTCGCCAAGGGCCATGAGTACTATGGGTTCTCGATGCCCTTGCAGGCCCTGATGGTGAACCGCAAGCTGTTGCCCGAACCGGGCGGTCCGAAAAGCTGGGCCGATCTCGCCAAGCCGGAATTCAAAGGCAAGATCATCATGGCCAACCCGGCGCTGTCGGGATCGGCCTATGCGCAGCTTGCCCAAATGCTTCAACTGCACGGCTGGGACATCATCGACAAGATCATCGAGAACACCACCTTCGTGACATCCTCAAAGCTGGTCTATCAGAACGTCGCCAAGGGCGAAAATGCCATCGGCATCACGGGCGATTACAACGTTGTCGAGATGCGCGAGAAGGGCTACCCGGTGGATTGCGTCTATCCGAGCGAAGGGACTGGCCTGCGTTTCGACGCCAACGCCCTGATCAAGGGTGGCCCCAACCCGGCAAATGCCAAGCTGTTCGCCGATTTCGCGAACTCACGCGAAGGGCATGAAATCATGGTGAAGACCGAGAAACGCCGGTCCGTGCGCAAGGACGTCGTGGCGCCGGTCGGTCAGATGGCTACGGCTGATGTCCCGACCTTCGCCTACGATGCGAAGAAGGCGGCCGACGGCCGTGACGCTGCCCTGGCCAAGTTCGACAAAATCTTCAGTAGCAAGTGA